Proteins from a single region of Limosilactobacillus fermentum:
- a CDS encoding winged helix-turn-helix transcriptional regulator: MEEVRYHFGASLVLSIISGKWKPSIICELDEGACRYNELHEQLNQHNAHPISQKVLTEQLRQLEEDLIVTRTSYNTVPPKVVYSLTPYGSRLHQFLVEMTKLGEE; encoded by the coding sequence GTGGAAGAAGTACGCTATCATTTTGGGGCCAGCCTGGTCCTCTCGATCATTAGTGGCAAGTGGAAACCGTCGATTATTTGTGAGCTGGATGAAGGGGCGTGCCGTTACAACGAATTGCACGAGCAACTCAACCAACATAATGCCCACCCCATCAGCCAAAAGGTCTTAACCGAACAGCTTCGTCAACTGGAAGAGGACTTGATCGTCACCCGAACCAGCTATAACACGGTGCCGCCTAAGGTGGTCTATTCCCTGACGCCGTACGGGAGCCGCCTGCACCAGTTCCTAGTTGAAATGACCAAGTTGGGCGAGGAATAG
- a CDS encoding phosphoribosylaminoimidazolesuccinocarboxamide synthase, protein MEEKLLYAGKAKEMWTTEDEDQLRVVYLDQATQLNGKQKEHFAGKGAAAHAISDLVFHYLIDHGIETHFIKKLSATEDLVEKCAMVPLEFVTRNTVAGHFASRFGLEEGTALPQPVEENFYKDDELDDPFINESAAVALKMVTPAEFDRCWAICRQVNQLLTPLFEKAGMQLVDFKLEFGRRSRDNQIILADEFSPDNCRLWDTTTHHHLDKDVFRRNLADLTTTYQEVYARLQAALKED, encoded by the coding sequence ATGGAAGAGAAGCTGTTGTACGCCGGGAAGGCAAAGGAAATGTGGACCACCGAAGATGAGGACCAACTGCGGGTGGTGTACTTAGATCAAGCCACCCAGTTGAACGGGAAACAAAAGGAACACTTTGCTGGCAAGGGGGCCGCGGCCCACGCCATTTCCGACCTGGTCTTCCACTACTTGATTGACCACGGAATTGAAACCCACTTCATCAAGAAGCTGTCGGCGACCGAGGACCTAGTTGAAAAGTGCGCCATGGTACCGCTGGAGTTTGTGACCCGTAACACCGTCGCCGGCCACTTCGCTTCCCGCTTTGGCCTGGAGGAAGGAACGGCCTTGCCGCAACCGGTCGAAGAAAACTTCTACAAGGACGACGAATTAGACGACCCCTTCATTAACGAATCGGCCGCCGTCGCCTTAAAGATGGTGACCCCGGCAGAATTTGACCGGTGCTGGGCGATTTGCCGCCAGGTTAACCAACTGCTAACGCCGCTCTTTGAAAAGGCCGGCATGCAACTGGTGGACTTCAAGCTCGAATTTGGCCGCCGGAGCCGGGATAACCAGATTATCTTGGCCGACGAATTCTCCCCGGATAACTGCCGCCTGTGGGACACGACTACCCACCACCACCTGGATAAAGACGTCTTCCGGCGCAACCTCGCCGACCTGACGACCACCTACCAAGAAGTGTACGCCCGTTTACAAGCAGCCCTAAAGGAGGACTAA
- the purS gene encoding phosphoribosylformylglycinamidine synthase subunit PurS: protein MTTVRIYVTYKPSVFDPQGETITNSIHALGHQDVKSVTVGKFFDVTVDGDQVGATVKQIAEELLVNFNMETYTYQVLEEK, encoded by the coding sequence ATGACCACCGTTCGGATTTACGTGACCTACAAGCCATCCGTTTTTGACCCCCAGGGGGAAACGATTACCAACTCGATTCACGCCCTCGGCCACCAAGACGTGAAGAGCGTCACCGTCGGCAAGTTCTTTGACGTAACGGTTGACGGTGACCAAGTTGGAGCGACGGTTAAGCAAATTGCCGAGGAACTCTTGGTTAACTTCAACATGGAAACCTACACCTACCAAGTACTGGAGGAGAAGTAA